In the genome of Christensenella timonensis, one region contains:
- a CDS encoding EAL domain-containing protein, with amino-acid sequence MREANELEYIKQLNGNLGMLEAYVCDQKPLDAVIEHFMAFVKGYISLRGMALLRFNRQGQVKEYAACRDGKVFVSKDHREFPVFQIPDWPGLLGSEEGIERFKRESAVVLGEAVEDFLAVKPVFADGFLMGVIIAEKAGLWTKKDNDILGSLAFTVRIAFSNKEKNESQAEQTWVFNQLMDNVRMGVLITDPQTDRILFANNVIRETYGLEEPEGEICWKVLQEGKKERCEFCPIPQLETSKQPNPSCVWEDDSSAAGKVFECCDSLVPWMDGRIVHLQQSTDITNSKKLKRAASIDELTGIRNRRAGKEVMKAAIEQARRQNETITVCLYDINFLKLVNDTYGHTEGDKLLVRISKAVEDALDPENFSFRMSGDEFVVLFRHCNERAADRVMRRILEQLALTVKREQLPYELSFCYGLVELPPSDQRQIPEIVADADEIMYQKKRAYHTGRIKKADIDSFAYDKEHLYEALTDSTNDYIYLCNMQTNLFRFPPAMVEEFGLPGEVIYDTVPVWGALIHKDQREAFFQNMQDLADGLTDIHDLVYRVKNRNGQWVWVHCRGKVTRDESGNAQLFAGIITKLHSDEIPKEMGDGEAALRGKGETLNPAYEYLLNGSYTEIYEGDLINDTLNLILQNKDILKILDSSGSYRNDNADYTKKAVHPDDAFLHDRLYDAAVLTSRFDAGEKEVIGEYRRLGTDGEYHWIIATILPAGIWDRDNHKVLVLIKDITKSRRQQEERKKQENRAYSLFRQSCDMVAEIDLVTEECAYIVYKGKDMGNDPPKGSYKTMLEAHLGHIGEEAEKERIKSLLAVDSLRRMAHGDRRFKTVQLCIKDQKEQTKWYELSVFVEEGEHPVAVLAERDITQQKEDEHKKNIVEQYDSALRNIYDELYEMNVTKNTYKAVYHTPGKYVIPAEGGVLTEGVAEVAGNMIHPEDRERFLQFFELEKVRREFSSGAESRIGEFRKLLQNGEYRWASLTVLPVKRSQGDDEIFLCFIMDIDEKKRSDDVLEQNKELRKQQLADERYRIVLEQTGTIVFEWNTKTKERYIPCKLAETLAGDYGDLKSRDVLLAWLEDGVVHPGDVPALEKFIQEIRKGSPYLEVVLRLKSKAGEYRWYKVAQTHILDEQGNVERVLGTLNDVDEVTKSQEALKYRAEFDMLTGIYNIQEFYARTRKLLHANADKKYAVIRMDIHRFKYINDLYGMEEGDKLLQFIAAMLREKMGVQDAYGRLGGDIFCMCVAYEDRREIRELSEELSRALESYKLGYRIIPYFGICIVDDRDTPVSILCDWAQLALKTVKGSTLSHIAFYDDKLRARQIDERKIEDEMEAALEKGQFVVYLQPKHDIRTSRIVGAEALARWNHPKEGMIGPERFIPLFETNGFVIRLDEYIWEETFKSMRAWLDKGYREVPVSVNVSRLHIFNRNFKEKIIALTEKYGIPKRMVELELTESTFIENPDELYEKMNKLRQAGFRFSMDDFGSGYSSLNMLKNAMVNTIKLDREFLNETVATAKGKTVIRYTVAMANTLDLHVIPEGVETKEQADFLMGVGCEIAQGFYFSRPMPVSEFEKLLMAEG; translated from the coding sequence ATGCGGGAAGCGAATGAACTGGAATACATCAAACAACTGAATGGCAACTTGGGTATGCTGGAAGCCTATGTGTGCGACCAGAAGCCGCTTGATGCAGTTATCGAACACTTTATGGCGTTTGTAAAGGGGTATATTTCCTTGCGGGGCATGGCGCTTTTGCGTTTCAACAGGCAGGGACAGGTCAAGGAATACGCTGCCTGCCGCGACGGAAAGGTTTTTGTATCGAAGGATCACAGGGAATTCCCGGTTTTTCAAATACCGGACTGGCCGGGCTTGCTGGGCAGCGAAGAAGGGATCGAACGCTTCAAACGGGAATCAGCCGTGGTGCTCGGGGAAGCGGTCGAGGATTTTTTGGCGGTGAAGCCGGTTTTTGCGGATGGTTTTCTGATGGGGGTCATCATTGCCGAAAAGGCAGGACTGTGGACAAAAAAAGACAATGATATACTGGGTTCCCTGGCCTTTACAGTGCGGATCGCTTTTTCCAATAAAGAAAAGAACGAAAGCCAGGCGGAGCAGACATGGGTCTTTAACCAGTTGATGGACAATGTCCGCATGGGCGTTCTGATCACGGATCCGCAGACGGATCGTATCCTTTTTGCCAACAATGTGATCAGGGAAACTTACGGGCTGGAAGAACCGGAAGGTGAAATATGCTGGAAGGTATTGCAGGAAGGGAAAAAGGAGAGGTGCGAATTTTGCCCGATCCCGCAGCTTGAAACAAGCAAACAACCGAATCCTTCCTGTGTTTGGGAGGACGACAGTTCGGCAGCCGGGAAAGTCTTTGAATGCTGCGATAGCCTGGTGCCGTGGATGGACGGACGCATCGTACATCTCCAGCAGTCGACCGATATCACAAATTCCAAAAAATTGAAAAGGGCCGCAAGCATCGACGAACTGACGGGGATCAGGAACCGGCGTGCGGGAAAAGAGGTAATGAAGGCGGCAATCGAACAGGCACGCCGGCAAAATGAAACGATCACGGTCTGCCTGTATGATATCAATTTTTTAAAGTTGGTAAACGATACCTATGGCCATACCGAAGGCGATAAACTCCTGGTGCGTATTTCAAAAGCGGTTGAGGATGCGCTCGATCCGGAGAATTTCTCTTTCCGTATGAGCGGCGATGAATTTGTCGTCCTATTCCGGCATTGCAACGAACGGGCGGCAGACCGCGTGATGCGCAGGATATTGGAACAGCTGGCCCTGACCGTGAAACGGGAGCAGCTGCCCTATGAACTTAGCTTTTGTTATGGACTGGTGGAACTTCCGCCCTCCGACCAAAGGCAGATACCTGAAATCGTCGCGGACGCGGACGAGATCATGTACCAGAAAAAACGTGCCTACCACACCGGACGGATTAAAAAGGCAGATATCGATTCCTTTGCCTACGATAAAGAGCATCTGTATGAAGCGCTGACGGACAGCACCAACGATTATATCTATTTGTGTAACATGCAGACCAACCTGTTCCGTTTTCCGCCGGCGATGGTGGAGGAATTCGGTTTGCCGGGAGAAGTGATCTACGATACCGTACCGGTCTGGGGAGCGCTGATCCATAAAGACCAGCGGGAGGCGTTTTTCCAAAACATGCAGGACTTAGCGGATGGACTCACGGATATCCACGACCTTGTTTATCGCGTCAAAAACCGTAACGGGCAATGGGTGTGGGTGCATTGCAGGGGTAAGGTGACGCGTGACGAAAGCGGCAATGCCCAGCTCTTTGCGGGCATCATCACGAAACTCCACAGCGACGAAATACCCAAAGAAATGGGCGATGGGGAGGCTGCTTTGCGGGGGAAGGGCGAAACGCTGAACCCGGCGTATGAATACCTGCTCAATGGAAGTTATACGGAGATCTATGAAGGGGATCTGATCAACGACACGTTGAATCTTATTTTGCAGAACAAGGATATCTTAAAGATCCTTGACAGCAGCGGAAGCTACCGCAACGACAACGCGGATTACACAAAAAAGGCCGTGCATCCGGACGATGCCTTTTTGCACGACAGGCTGTATGACGCCGCTGTGCTGACCAGCCGTTTTGATGCGGGGGAAAAGGAAGTCATCGGGGAATACAGGAGGCTGGGGACAGATGGGGAATACCACTGGATCATCGCGACGATCCTGCCGGCGGGGATCTGGGACAGGGACAACCATAAAGTCCTGGTGCTGATCAAGGACATCACAAAATCCCGCAGGCAGCAGGAGGAACGCAAAAAGCAGGAAAACCGGGCATACAGCCTGTTTCGGCAGTCGTGCGATATGGTGGCGGAGATCGACCTTGTAACAGAAGAATGCGCCTATATCGTATATAAAGGAAAGGATATGGGCAATGACCCTCCGAAAGGCAGCTATAAAACGATGCTTGAGGCACACCTCGGCCATATTGGGGAAGAGGCGGAAAAGGAACGGATCAAGTCCCTGCTCGCGGTAGATTCCCTGCGCCGGATGGCGCATGGAGACCGGCGCTTCAAGACCGTCCAGCTCTGTATAAAAGACCAAAAGGAACAAACCAAATGGTATGAGCTCAGCGTGTTTGTCGAAGAGGGGGAGCACCCGGTGGCCGTTCTTGCGGAGCGCGATATCACGCAGCAAAAAGAGGATGAGCATAAAAAGAACATAGTTGAGCAATACGATTCCGCACTGCGGAATATTTACGATGAATTATATGAGATGAATGTCACAAAGAATACATACAAAGCTGTTTACCATACGCCGGGCAAGTATGTGATCCCGGCGGAGGGCGGTGTTTTGACGGAGGGCGTGGCCGAAGTCGCAGGCAATATGATCCATCCGGAAGACAGGGAGCGGTTTTTACAGTTTTTTGAGCTGGAGAAAGTGCGCAGGGAGTTCTCGTCCGGGGCGGAAAGCAGGATCGGGGAGTTCCGCAAACTGCTGCAAAATGGGGAATACCGCTGGGCGTCGCTGACCGTACTGCCGGTCAAGCGGAGCCAAGGGGATGATGAGATATTCCTCTGTTTCATTATGGACATCGACGAAAAGAAAAGATCGGACGATGTGCTGGAACAAAATAAGGAGCTGCGCAAACAGCAGCTGGCGGATGAGCGTTACCGCATCGTCTTAGAGCAGACGGGGACGATCGTCTTTGAATGGAACACAAAGACAAAAGAACGTTATATTCCTTGCAAATTGGCGGAAACGCTTGCTGGGGATTATGGCGACCTCAAAAGCCGGGACGTTTTGCTGGCGTGGCTGGAGGATGGCGTAGTCCATCCGGGCGATGTCCCGGCGCTGGAAAAGTTCATACAGGAGATCAGGAAGGGCAGTCCGTATTTGGAAGTGGTGCTGCGCCTGAAAAGCAAGGCAGGAGAGTACCGCTGGTACAAGGTGGCGCAAACGCATATTCTGGACGAACAGGGAAATGTTGAACGCGTATTAGGAACTTTGAACGATGTGGACGAAGTGACGAAGTCACAGGAAGCGCTCAAATACCGTGCAGAATTCGATATGCTCACAGGTATTTACAACATCCAGGAATTCTATGCGCGTACCCGCAAGCTTTTGCATGCGAACGCGGATAAGAAATACGCGGTCATCCGCATGGATATCCATCGCTTTAAATATATCAACGACCTTTACGGTATGGAGGAAGGGGATAAGCTGCTGCAATTCATTGCGGCGATGCTCCGGGAAAAGATGGGAGTACAGGACGCATATGGCCGCCTGGGCGGCGATATCTTCTGCATGTGCGTCGCCTATGAAGACCGGCGGGAGATCAGGGAGCTTTCGGAGGAGCTGTCAAGGGCGCTTGAAAGCTATAAGCTTGGGTACCGCATCATACCCTACTTTGGGATATGCATCGTGGACGACAGGGATACGCCGGTAAGCATACTCTGCGACTGGGCGCAGCTGGCCTTGAAAACGGTCAAGGGAAGTACGCTTTCACATATCGCATTTTATGACGACAAGCTGCGTGCGCGGCAGATCGACGAGCGGAAAATCGAAGACGAAATGGAAGCGGCGCTTGAAAAAGGACAATTTGTCGTTTACCTACAGCCCAAGCACGATATCCGTACGTCGCGGATCGTGGGGGCGGAAGCGCTGGCTCGCTGGAACCATCCCAAGGAAGGGATGATCGGCCCGGAGCGTTTTATCCCCCTTTTTGAGACGAATGGGTTTGTGATCCGCCTGGACGAATATATCTGGGAGGAGACCTTTAAAAGCATGCGTGCATGGCTGGATAAAGGCTACCGAGAGGTGCCTGTATCCGTCAACGTATCGCGGCTGCATATCTTCAACCGCAATTTCAAGGAGAAGATCATCGCACTGACGGAGAAATACGGGATCCCCAAAAGGATGGTCGAGCTGGAGCTGACGGAAAGCACGTTCATCGAAAATCCGGACGAGCTTTATGAGAAGATGAACAAGCTGCGGCAGGCAGGCTTTCGTTTTTCGATGGATGATTTCGGGTCGGGGTATTCCTCGCTCAATATGCTGAAAAACGCTATGGTCAATACGATCAAGCTGGATCGGGAGTTTTTAAACGAAACGGTCGCTACGGCAAAGGGAAAGACGGTGATCCGTTACACGGTGGCCATGGCAAACACGCTCGACCTACATGTGATCCCGGAGGGCGTGGAAACGAAGGAACAGGCGGATTTCCTGATGGGCGTAGGCTGTGAGATCGCGCAGGGGTTCTATTTTTCAAGGCCCATGCCGGTGAGCGAATTTGAAAAGTTGCTCATGGCAGAAGGGTAA
- a CDS encoding sugar ABC transporter ATP-binding protein — MTYGKQILELTNITKSYSGVTVLRNMDFALHEGEVHCIVGENGAGKSTFIKILSGAITPDYGDILLFGQKREYSNPQIPIELGISTIYQDSDLIDTLTVADNIFLGGEVAKGGVVNKKEQEEITQALLDDLRMTIKADTLVEDISPAQKQMLQIAKALQRKARVIIMDEPTASLGEEESGMLLATVKRLAKEGIGIIYISHYLEEVFELADTITVIKDGNVTGCYEASKVTNEEIIAAMVGREASLFFKRERVDIGEEYLKVERISRMPAVHEISFSVRRGEIFGIGGLVGSGRTELMHLLYGVAKKQTGRILIDGKEASIKSPRDAIANGICMLGEDRKGDGMFLQRSIKENICIVRNENKVFLNLKEDKRATEEMVKKLNLKTTGIDQDIERLSGGNQQKSILARWLLSDCNIIIFDEPTKGVDIGAREEIYKLMVQLARQGKAILMVSSDMPEILSMSDRIGILREGELVSIISPENLTEEKLMGMYLGIAQEESQNERQ, encoded by the coding sequence ATGACATACGGGAAACAGATTTTAGAACTGACAAACATAACCAAAAGCTATTCGGGCGTTACCGTACTGCGTAACATGGATTTTGCCCTGCATGAAGGCGAGGTGCATTGTATCGTCGGCGAAAACGGCGCGGGGAAATCCACCTTTATCAAAATATTATCCGGGGCGATCACGCCGGATTACGGGGATATCCTCCTGTTTGGACAAAAACGCGAATACAGTAATCCGCAGATACCCATAGAACTGGGGATCTCCACCATTTACCAGGATTCCGACCTGATCGATACCTTGACCGTGGCGGACAATATCTTTTTGGGCGGGGAAGTCGCGAAGGGCGGCGTCGTCAACAAAAAGGAGCAGGAGGAAATCACGCAGGCATTGCTTGACGACCTGCGCATGACCATCAAGGCGGATACGCTGGTAGAGGACATCTCCCCCGCACAAAAGCAGATGCTGCAGATTGCCAAAGCGCTCCAGCGTAAGGCGCGGGTCATTATCATGGACGAACCGACGGCCTCGCTGGGGGAGGAGGAATCGGGCATGTTGCTTGCGACGGTGAAACGGCTGGCGAAAGAAGGCATCGGTATCATATATATTTCGCATTACTTAGAAGAGGTCTTTGAGCTGGCCGATACGATCACCGTCATCAAGGATGGGAATGTAACGGGCTGCTATGAAGCGTCCAAGGTCACGAACGAAGAAATTATCGCCGCAATGGTAGGCAGGGAAGCGTCGCTGTTTTTTAAGCGCGAACGCGTGGACATCGGGGAAGAATACTTAAAGGTAGAAAGGATATCGCGGATGCCCGCGGTGCATGAGATCAGTTTTTCCGTGCGCCGGGGCGAGATTTTCGGCATCGGCGGGCTGGTCGGTTCGGGACGTACGGAGCTGATGCACCTTTTGTACGGCGTGGCTAAAAAGCAGACGGGGCGTATTTTGATCGACGGAAAGGAAGCCAGCATCAAATCGCCACGCGACGCGATCGCAAACGGCATTTGCATGCTGGGCGAAGACCGCAAGGGCGACGGTATGTTTTTGCAACGCAGTATCAAGGAGAATATCTGTATTGTCCGCAATGAAAACAAGGTATTTTTGAATTTGAAGGAAGACAAACGTGCGACTGAAGAAATGGTCAAAAAACTGAACCTCAAGACAACGGGCATCGACCAGGATATCGAGCGGCTGTCGGGAGGGAACCAGCAAAAAAGTATTCTGGCGCGCTGGCTCTTGTCGGATTGTAATATCATCATCTTCGATGAACCCACAAAGGGCGTGGATATCGGCGCGCGCGAAGAGATATATAAACTGATGGTTCAACTGGCCCGGCAGGGCAAAGCGATCCTGATGGTGTCGTCGGATATGCCGGAGATCCTTTCGATGAGCGACCGGATCGGTATTCTGCGCGAAGGGGAACTGGTCAGTATCATATCTCCGGAAAACCTGACGGAGGAAAAACTGATGGGGATGTATCTGGGGATTGCACAGGAGGAAAGCCAAAATGAAAGACAATAG
- a CDS encoding sn-glycerol-1-phosphate dehydrogenase produces MRDWEKYLNRDIACECHRTHRCGIDRIVIGEGALLELPAMIREGGYKNICMVADANTYAAAGKQAEALLAGSGILCTKAVFPEAELIPDEHALGVLLAGLPDGCDLMVCVGSGTLGDLCKFVSHKLHIDYFMVATAPSMDGYASNVAPLIVKDTKTTYEVGRPKAIIGDVNILARAPMEMIRAGIGDMLGKYVCLADWRVAHIVTGEYACGFVENMMRECVDVVKQAMDGANRREKGAIAAVMEGLVLSGITMSYVGNSRPASGSEHHLSHFWEMMLLQQGKPDALHGLKVAVGTVISLKLYELLKNNKEAFLKPGDRVLSQEKWEGEIRRVYGPAAPEVIRLEREMRKNALEQVEERRKAVAAHWDEIMRVAKSLPSAEEMADILNGIGAPYLPCQIGVDEQMARDGIIYAKELRNRYGLLQLLFDGGIAQGMAGDAMGFLKQLNKERQT; encoded by the coding sequence ATGCGTGACTGGGAAAAGTATTTGAACCGGGACATTGCGTGCGAATGCCACAGGACGCACCGGTGTGGGATCGACCGGATCGTGATCGGCGAAGGCGCCCTTTTGGAATTGCCGGCAATGATACGCGAAGGCGGCTATAAGAACATATGTATGGTTGCGGATGCCAACACGTATGCGGCTGCGGGGAAACAGGCGGAGGCCCTGCTTGCAGGCAGCGGTATCTTGTGTACAAAGGCCGTTTTCCCGGAGGCGGAACTGATTCCTGACGAACATGCGCTGGGCGTGCTGCTGGCAGGGCTTCCGGACGGTTGCGACCTGATGGTGTGCGTCGGATCCGGGACGCTGGGCGACCTGTGTAAATTTGTGAGCCACAAGCTCCATATCGACTATTTCATGGTTGCGACAGCGCCATCGATGGACGGGTACGCCTCCAATGTCGCGCCGCTGATCGTTAAGGATACAAAAACGACATACGAAGTGGGGCGGCCCAAAGCGATCATAGGGGATGTAAATATCCTTGCCCGGGCGCCGATGGAAATGATACGCGCCGGGATCGGCGATATGCTGGGAAAATATGTGTGCCTTGCCGATTGGCGGGTGGCGCATATCGTCACAGGGGAATATGCCTGCGGTTTTGTGGAAAATATGATGCGGGAATGTGTGGACGTGGTAAAACAAGCGATGGACGGCGCGAACAGGCGCGAAAAAGGGGCGATCGCCGCTGTAATGGAGGGGCTCGTGCTTTCGGGCATCACCATGAGCTACGTCGGCAACTCGCGTCCGGCCTCGGGCAGCGAGCACCATCTTTCGCATTTTTGGGAAATGATGCTCCTGCAGCAGGGCAAGCCGGATGCGCTCCACGGGTTGAAGGTAGCGGTCGGTACGGTAATCAGTTTAAAATTGTATGAATTGCTTAAAAATAATAAAGAGGCTTTTTTAAAACCAGGGGATCGCGTTCTTTCGCAGGAAAAGTGGGAAGGGGAGATCCGCCGCGTCTATGGGCCGGCGGCGCCGGAAGTGATCCGCCTGGAACGGGAGATGCGCAAAAACGCGCTGGAACAGGTGGAGGAAAGGCGGAAAGCGGTTGCCGCGCACTGGGACGAGATTATGCGCGTAGCAAAAAGCCTGCCCTCTGCGGAAGAAATGGCGGACATCTTAAACGGGATCGGCGCGCCGTATCTGCCCTGCCAGATCGGTGTCGACGAACAGATGGCCAGGGATGGAATCATATATGCGAAGGAACTGCGCAACCGTTATGGGCTGCTGCAGTTGTTGTTTGACGGGGGGATTGCACAAGGGATGGCAGGAGATGCCATGGGATTTTTAAAGCAGCTTAATAAGGAGAGGCAGACATGA
- a CDS encoding nitroreductase family protein → MRNDMLDVIKTRRSIRKYRPEQIRDEELDAVLEAGTYAPSGKGKQVATIVAVQDEKTRADLARMNAQVLGKDIDPYYAPPTIVLVFADTARPTYVQDASCVLENMLLAAHALGLGSCWINREREMFETEEGKALMKRWGLGETLAGVGAISLGYADGEQPKAAKRKEGYIIKV, encoded by the coding sequence ATGAGAAACGATATGCTTGATGTGATCAAAACACGGCGCTCGATCCGCAAATACCGTCCGGAACAAATCAGGGACGAAGAGCTCGACGCAGTTCTGGAAGCGGGAACATATGCGCCCAGCGGCAAAGGAAAACAGGTGGCGACGATCGTTGCGGTACAGGATGAAAAGACGCGTGCAGATTTAGCGCGTATGAACGCGCAGGTGCTGGGAAAAGATATCGACCCCTACTATGCGCCGCCGACCATTGTACTGGTTTTTGCGGACACTGCCCGCCCGACGTATGTGCAGGATGCGAGCTGCGTGCTGGAGAACATGCTGCTGGCTGCGCACGCACTGGGGCTTGGATCGTGCTGGATCAACCGGGAACGGGAAATGTTTGAGACGGAAGAAGGAAAAGCGCTGATGAAGCGCTGGGGCCTTGGCGAAACGCTTGCCGGCGTGGGTGCGATCTCGCTTGGATATGCGGATGGGGAGCAACCCAAAGCGGCCAAACGAAAGGAAGGCTATATCATAAAGGTATGA
- a CDS encoding sugar phosphate isomerase/epimerase family protein — MKLQRLEEINRKIKYDFDKLKAEHPERLQKRMNLSFSTWVFGLEELEESVERLARFQVPYIELGGNYGGKDIGYQADLAGTKAILEKYGIKCSGICGFFSDSNTLSTNNNFVRQTAREYIIEEVKFCKEVGGEYMLVVPGTVGRSEPYDTSDYARSVSTLRSVADVFVEYGVKCAIEPINSAEVAMCSTIKSAQQYIADVGHPGVQHINGDIFHMLCGERHISEAILAAGERLVNLHIEDTNRLPLGNGMMDVDTIIRALYVMGYNRDGRFVTGEPLGAGRNSYAIMYGQHSAQAKDKQVADTLYFQEREEELLK; from the coding sequence ATGAAACTGCAAAGACTGGAAGAGATCAACCGGAAGATCAAATATGACTTTGACAAATTAAAGGCGGAACATCCGGAACGCCTGCAAAAGAGGATGAACCTCTCGTTTAGTACATGGGTATTTGGACTGGAAGAATTGGAGGAATCGGTGGAGCGGCTGGCACGCTTCCAAGTGCCGTATATCGAGCTGGGAGGCAACTACGGCGGCAAGGATATCGGCTACCAGGCAGACCTTGCCGGGACAAAGGCGATCCTTGAAAAATACGGGATCAAATGTTCGGGGATCTGCGGTTTCTTCTCGGATTCCAATACGCTGTCCACCAATAACAATTTTGTACGGCAGACCGCGCGCGAATATATCATCGAGGAAGTAAAGTTCTGCAAGGAGGTTGGCGGGGAATATATGCTTGTCGTACCCGGTACGGTGGGCAGGAGCGAACCGTATGACACATCGGATTATGCACGCAGTGTAAGTACATTGCGGTCGGTGGCGGATGTCTTTGTGGAATATGGCGTCAAATGTGCGATCGAACCCATCAATTCGGCGGAGGTAGCCATGTGCTCGACGATCAAGAGCGCGCAGCAGTATATCGCGGATGTCGGGCATCCGGGCGTGCAGCACATCAACGGCGATATTTTCCACATGCTGTGCGGGGAGCGGCATATCTCTGAAGCGATCCTCGCGGCGGGCGAGCGGCTTGTGAACCTGCACATCGAGGATACCAACCGCCTGCCGCTCGGCAACGGCATGATGGATGTGGATACGATCATCCGTGCGCTTTATGTGATGGGCTACAACAGGGACGGCAGGTTTGTGACGGGAGAGCCGCTTGGAGCGGGCAGGAATTCCTACGCCATTATGTATGGACAGCACAGCGCGCAGGCAAAGGACAAACAGGTCGCAGATACGCTGTATTTTCAGGAACGCGAAGAGGAACTGCTGAAATAA
- a CDS encoding ABC transporter permease — MKDNSRALLQKNATLRKVVSSQSFYLILIILAIGIVTTVINPKFVSIDNIKGVLSQVSTLGLISAGVTVLIISGNFDISIGAIVGFASTMMCLSIDRGAPDGVAMLVGLGVAVGCSALNGALSVLFKAPSFIITLATTSIYTGLCLTITGGGNVTIFNRMEYFAGTYLFNAIPLLFVISLIGYLAIHFLLKHTQFGRRVFAIGNNTQAAYLAGIKVNWNKIKFFITSGIMTGIAVIMLVSRLGAAQASTGAGMELQAIGAVIIGGAPINGGKGNMLGTFCGVLLTGIIFNALNLLKVSPYLQQISFGVLIIVSIAISSMRLRVSK, encoded by the coding sequence ATGAAAGACAATAGCAGGGCATTACTACAGAAAAACGCGACGCTGAGGAAGGTGGTCAGCTCGCAGTCTTTTTACCTGATCCTGATCATACTGGCGATCGGGATCGTGACAACGGTGATCAATCCAAAATTTGTTTCGATCGATAATATCAAGGGCGTGCTGTCCCAGGTATCGACGCTGGGGCTGATCTCGGCAGGCGTGACGGTATTGATCATATCCGGTAACTTCGATATTTCTATCGGCGCGATCGTGGGCTTTGCAAGCACGATGATGTGCCTGTCCATCGACAGGGGCGCGCCGGACGGCGTGGCTATGCTCGTAGGGCTGGGCGTTGCGGTAGGCTGCTCGGCTTTAAACGGCGCGCTGTCCGTACTGTTCAAAGCGCCGTCGTTCATCATTACCCTCGCGACGACAAGCATCTACACGGGACTTTGCCTGACGATCACGGGCGGAGGCAACGTGACGATATTCAACCGCATGGAATATTTTGCGGGGACGTATTTGTTTAACGCGATCCCGCTGCTGTTCGTCATCAGCCTGATCGGTTATCTGGCGATCCACTTCCTGTTAAAGCATACGCAGTTCGGACGGCGCGTGTTCGCGATCGGCAACAACACGCAGGCGGCATACCTTGCGGGGATCAAGGTCAACTGGAATAAGATCAAGTTCTTTATCACCAGCGGTATCATGACGGGTATCGCGGTCATCATGCTGGTATCGCGACTGGGGGCGGCGCAGGCTTCGACGGGCGCGGGCATGGAGCTGCAGGCGATCGGCGCGGTCATCATCGGCGGCGCGCCCATCAACGGCGGCAAGGGAAACATGCTGGGAACGTTCTGCGGCGTGCTTTTGACGGGCATCATCTTCAATGCGCTCAATCTTTTGAAAGTAAGCCCATATTTGCAGCAGATATCCTTTGGCGTACTGATCATCGTTTCCATTGCCATCAGCTCTATGCGCCTGCGGGTATCAAAATAA